A genomic window from Camelus ferus isolate YT-003-E chromosome 9, BCGSAC_Cfer_1.0, whole genome shotgun sequence includes:
- the KRTDAP gene encoding keratinocyte differentiation-associated protein isoform X2 produces MKIPVLPAVVLLSLLALHSAQGAALGSSEEESTIGNYASGPEAFKPEEFLNWHALFESIKRKLPFLNWDAFPKLKGLRSATPDAQ; encoded by the exons ATGAAGATCCCAGTCCTCCCCGCTGTGgtgctcctctctctcctggcGCTCCACTCCGCTCAGGGCGCGGCCCTGGGGAGTTCGGAG GAAGAATCCACCATTGGTAATTACGCGTCGGGACCTGAG GCTTTCAAGCCCGAAGAGTTCCTGAACTGGCACGCCCTCTTTGAG tccATCAAAAGGAAACTTCCTTTCCTCAACTGGGATGCCTTTCCGAAG ctgaAAGGACTGAGAAGTGCCACTCCTGATGCCCAGTGA
- the KRTDAP gene encoding keratinocyte differentiation-associated protein isoform X1 — MKIPVLPAVVLLSLLALHSAQGAALGSSEEESTIGNYASGPEAFNTQFLNIDKLRAAFKPEEFLNWHALFESIKRKLPFLNWDAFPKLKGLRSATPDAQ; from the exons ATGAAGATCCCAGTCCTCCCCGCTGTGgtgctcctctctctcctggcGCTCCACTCCGCTCAGGGCGCGGCCCTGGGGAGTTCGGAG GAAGAATCCACCATTGGTAATTACGCGTCGGGACCTGAG GCCTTTAACACCCAGTTCCTGAACATCGACAAGTTACGAGCC GCTTTCAAGCCCGAAGAGTTCCTGAACTGGCACGCCCTCTTTGAG tccATCAAAAGGAAACTTCCTTTCCTCAACTGGGATGCCTTTCCGAAG ctgaAAGGACTGAGAAGTGCCACTCCTGATGCCCAGTGA
- the FFAR2 gene encoding free fatty acid receptor 2 produces MPNLHNSLILAAYIVIFFIGLPANLLALRAFVGRVRQPDPAPIHILLLSLTLADLLLLLLLPFKIIEAASDFRWYLPKLVCALMGFGFYSSTYCSTWLLAGISLERYLGVAFPVRYKLSRRPLYGVIAVLVAWTLSFGHCTVVIVVQYLNSTQRATDVSETTCYVNFTREQLRLVLPVRLELCLVLFFIPMVVTIFCYWRFVWIMLTQPHVGAQRRRRAVGLAVVSLLNFLVCFGPYNISHLVGFHTKESPKWRAEAVVFSSLNAGLDPLLFYFSSSVVRRTFGKGLQALRHQGSSLLGCRGRQTAEVAVANGDRGVSQAEGGPSSDFTTD; encoded by the coding sequence ATGCCCAACTTGCACAACTCCTTGATCCTCGCAGCCTATATTGTCATCTTCTTCATCGGTCTCCCTGCCAACCTCCTGGCCCTGCGGGCCTTCGTGGGGCGGGTCCGCCAGCCTGACCCTGCCCCCATCCACATCCTCCTGCTCAGCCTGACGCTGGCGgacctcctgctgctgctgctgctgccctttAAGATCATCGAGGCGGCGTCTGACTTCCGCTGGTATCTGCCCAAGCTGGTCTGCGCCCTCATGGGCTTCGGCTTCTACAGCAGCACCTACTGCAGCACGTGGCTGCTGGCGGGCATCAGCCTGGAGCGCTACCTGGGAGTGGCCTTCCCCGTGCGGTACAAGCTGTCCCGCCGGCCCCTGTACGGGGTCATTGCTGTGCTGGTCGCCTGGACCTTGTCGTTTGGTCACTGCACCGTCGTGATCGTCGTTCAGTACTTGAACTCAACCCAGAGGGCCACAGATGTGAGCGAGACTACCTGCTATGTGAACTTCACCCGAGAGCAGCTGCGCCTGGTGCTTCCCGTGCGGCTGGAGCTGTGCCTCGTCCTCTTCTTCATCCCCATGGTGGTCACCATCTTCTGCTACTGGCGCTTTGTGTGGATCATGCTCACCCAGCCCCACGTGGGGGCCCAGAGGCGGCGCCGAGCGGTGGGGCTGGCTGTCGTTTCGCTCCTTAATTTCCTGGTGTGCTTCGGGCCCTATAACATCTCCCACCTGGTGGGGTTTCACACGAAGGAAAGCCCCAAATGGCGGGCGGAAGCTGTGGTATTCAGTTCCCTCAATGCCGGTCTGGACCCTctgcttttctatttctcttcttcgGTCGTGCGCAGGACCTTTGGGAAAGGGCTGCAGGCACTGCGGCATCAGGGCTCCTCCCTGCTGGGATGCAGAGGCAGGCAGACAGCGGAGGTGGCGGTGGCGAATGGGGACAGGGGTGTGAGTCAAGCAGAAGGAGGGCCAAGTTCTGACTTCACCACGGACTAG